Proteins encoded together in one Falco biarmicus isolate bFalBia1 chromosome 4, bFalBia1.pri, whole genome shotgun sequence window:
- the LOC130147631 gene encoding proline-rich protein HaeIII subfamily 1-like, whose amino-acid sequence METGRGACPAGSQSRRRLPGLAAPGRLCGASEVGANAGPAVRPFSIPAEPGSAPGVTQPPSPGAAAQGQLLHCSAGRETEEFPFLWQGKQLARARSGCGRPRKLQGPGVPRGTDGGRQAAERSPAVPPAGWQGRACQKPPRSEEPRRQCRLPDGPAGHRAGGGDTGRGGSLSPGPCLALAAAAPTPSRGPRSLSCFLPAQGLPFPRGSRLPGPGAPSPGQAAFPAPPARSRPPPTSGPEVRVQDGPAEPGSAERRWLPGGSLTPPGRRTWCRVKSTDKEPSTTPQPVPPARRT is encoded by the exons ATGGAGACGGGGCGCGGGGCCTGCCCCGCCGGCAGCCAGTCCCGCCGCCGCCTTCCCGGGCTGGCCGCGCCTGGGCGGCTCTGCGGCGCCTCCGAGGTCGGGGCGAACGCGGGGCCCGCCGTGCGCCCGTTCTCCATCCCTGCAGAGCCCGGCTCGGCTCCCGGCGTCACCCAGCCACCCTCGCCCGGGGCAGCCGCGCAGGGCCAG CTACTGCACTGCTCTGCAGGTAGGGAAACGGAggaatttcctttcctttggcaAGGAAAACAACTTGCCAGGGCCCGCTCTGGCTGTGGGCGGCCCAGGAAGCTCCAAGGCCCCGGGGTGCCCCGAGGAACCGATGGCGGGAGGCAGGCCGCCGAGCGCTCCCCGGCCGTGCCGCCGGCGGGGTGGCAGGGCCGGGCCTGCCAGAAGCCCCCCAGGTCGGAAGAGCCCAGACGGCAGTGCCGCCTTCCAGACGGGCCAGCAGGGCACCGGGCCGGCGGCGGTGACACAGGCCGCGGGGGGTCCCTCAGCCCCGGGCCCTGCCTGGCCCTCGCTGCCGCTGCCCCTACACCAAGCAGGGGCCCGCGGTCCCTGTCCTGCTTCCTCCCGGCCCAGGGCCTGCCGTTCCCCCGGGGCAGCCGCCTGCCTGGGCCCGGTGCCCCTTCCCCCGGCCAGGCCGCGTTCCCAGCTCCCCCGGCCCGGTCCCGCCCGCCGCCCACTTCCGGCCCGGAAGTCCGTGTCCAAGATGGCCCCGCGGAACCCGGAAGCGCGGAGAGGCGGTGGCTGCCGGGCGGGAGCCTGACCCCCCCGGGACGCAG